Proteins encoded together in one Oxalobacteraceae sp. CFBP 8761 window:
- a CDS encoding DNA polymerase III subunit delta', with the protein MYPWQGAAWTQLQALRARMPHAILFHGPAGTGKADFIEAFAQALLCENARPDGQACGVCASCGWFAQHNHPDYRRVRPEALEDEPGAGDEEGDGDRKSKSTKAPSKEIKIEQIRALADFMNISTHRQGLRVVVLYPAEALNTPASNALLKTLEEPPPGTVFLLSSNSLDRLLPTILSRCRKFALPMPSHDDALAWLNAQSVPDADSWLREQGGAPLAALAASAHGSREELDVLLAFLARPAPDAALRAADKLAKAELPALVAWTQRWLYDVFSYKLSGKIRYYPRYQKELAALAGRAQTNNLLRAIKAMNERRAVADHPLSAKLFVEDMLLEYTGCCT; encoded by the coding sequence ATGTATCCGTGGCAGGGCGCCGCCTGGACGCAATTGCAGGCGCTGCGCGCGCGCATGCCGCACGCGATCCTGTTCCACGGCCCGGCCGGCACCGGCAAGGCCGATTTCATCGAAGCGTTTGCCCAGGCGCTGCTGTGCGAGAACGCCCGGCCTGACGGCCAGGCTTGCGGCGTCTGCGCATCGTGCGGCTGGTTTGCCCAGCACAACCATCCCGATTACCGCCGCGTGCGGCCCGAAGCACTCGAGGACGAACCGGGCGCGGGCGACGAGGAAGGCGACGGCGATCGTAAATCGAAGTCGACCAAGGCGCCGTCGAAAGAAATCAAGATCGAGCAGATCCGCGCGCTGGCCGACTTCATGAATATCTCGACGCACCGCCAGGGCTTGCGCGTCGTGGTGCTATATCCGGCCGAGGCGCTGAATACACCGGCCTCGAACGCGCTGCTCAAGACGCTGGAAGAACCGCCACCGGGCACCGTGTTCCTGCTGTCGTCCAATAGCCTGGACCGGCTGCTGCCGACGATCCTGTCGCGCTGCCGCAAGTTCGCGCTGCCGATGCCGTCGCACGATGACGCGCTGGCGTGGCTCAACGCGCAAAGCGTGCCGGATGCCGACAGCTGGCTGCGCGAGCAGGGCGGCGCACCGCTGGCGGCGCTGGCCGCATCGGCGCACGGCAGCCGCGAAGAACTCGACGTGCTGCTCGCGTTTCTGGCGCGCCCGGCGCCGGATGCGGCGCTGCGCGCGGCCGACAAGCTGGCCAAGGCCGAGTTGCCGGCATTGGTGGCGTGGACCCAGCGCTGGCTGTACGATGTGTTTTCGTACAAATTGTCGGGCAAGATCCGCTACTACCCGCGCTACCAGAAAGAGCTGGCGGCGCTGGCCGGCCGGGCGCAGACGAACAACCTGCTGCGCGCGATCAAGGCCATGAACGAGCGGCGCGCAGTGGCCGATCATCCGCTGTCGGCAAAATTATTTGTCGAGGACATGCTGCTTGAGTA
- the mltG gene encoding endolytic transglycosylase MltG, translating to MALIKKLLVTGVIVSVAAASGFAWWTKQALPVPGAPIEFSINPGSGVAASAQQMAAAGVPVNPTLFVLLARLTGDAGRIKAGSYELKPNTSPRRLLSQLVRGEFAQEAVTIIEGWSFKQMRQAISSHTRLKHDTVKLTDAELMAKISTEYKDPEGLFFPDTYLFAKGSSEIEIYRRAHQAMLDHLNEAWEKRNKDLPYKTPYEALIMASIVEKETGQKSERTMIAGVFVNRLRTGMLLQTDPTVIYGMGDAFVGKIGKKDLLTDTPYNTYTRGGLPPTPISLPGLQSLQAALAPAETPALYFVSRGDGTSQFSSNLPDHNRAVNRYQRGITTQ from the coding sequence ATGGCACTGATAAAAAAATTACTCGTTACCGGCGTCATCGTTTCCGTCGCCGCCGCCAGCGGCTTTGCCTGGTGGACCAAGCAGGCCTTGCCCGTCCCCGGTGCCCCGATTGAATTTTCGATCAACCCCGGCAGTGGCGTGGCCGCCAGCGCGCAGCAGATGGCCGCCGCCGGCGTGCCCGTCAACCCGACGCTGTTCGTGCTGCTGGCGCGCCTGACGGGCGACGCGGGCCGCATCAAGGCTGGTAGCTATGAACTCAAGCCGAACACATCGCCGCGCCGCCTGCTGTCGCAACTGGTGCGCGGCGAATTCGCGCAAGAAGCCGTGACGATCATCGAAGGCTGGAGCTTCAAGCAGATGCGCCAGGCGATCAGCAGCCACACGCGCCTGAAGCACGATACCGTCAAGCTGACCGACGCCGAACTGATGGCGAAAATCTCGACCGAGTACAAGGATCCGGAAGGCCTGTTCTTCCCCGATACCTATCTGTTCGCGAAGGGCTCGTCCGAGATCGAGATCTACCGCCGCGCGCACCAGGCCATGCTGGATCACCTGAACGAAGCCTGGGAAAAGCGCAACAAGGATCTGCCGTACAAGACGCCGTACGAGGCGCTGATCATGGCCTCGATCGTCGAGAAGGAAACGGGGCAGAAGAGCGAACGCACGATGATTGCCGGCGTGTTCGTCAACCGCCTGCGCACCGGGATGCTGCTGCAGACCGATCCGACCGTCATCTACGGCATGGGCGACGCGTTCGTCGGCAAGATCGGCAAGAAGGACCTGCTGACCGACACGCCGTACAATACCTATACGCGCGGCGGCTTGCCGCCCACGCCGATCTCGCTGCCCGGCCTGCAATCGCTGCAGGCGGCGCTCGCGCCGGCCGAGACGCCGGCGCTGTATTTCGTCTCGCGCGGCGACGGCACCAGCCAGTTCTCCAGCAATCTGCCGGACCATAACCGCGCCGTGAATCGCTACCAGCGCGGGATCACCACCCAATGA
- a CDS encoding dTMP kinase, translating to MTESCSMQGKFITFEGIDGAGKSTHIGFVTDFLATHGKTVVASREPGGTPLGEKLRDVLLHETMHLETEALLMFASRREHIAQVIAPQLAQGHWVLSDRFTDASFAYQSGGRGLSREKMEALEAWVHPALQPDLTLLFDVPLEVARERLAASRTLDKFEREQAEFFGRCRAEYLRRAAQFPGRFVVVDSTRSIEAIQRELADVLERLL from the coding sequence ATGACAGAAAGTTGTTCCATGCAGGGCAAGTTCATCACGTTCGAAGGCATCGACGGCGCCGGAAAATCGACCCATATCGGTTTCGTCACCGATTTTCTCGCAACGCATGGCAAGACCGTCGTCGCCTCGCGCGAGCCGGGCGGCACGCCGCTGGGCGAAAAGCTGCGCGACGTGCTGCTGCACGAAACGATGCATCTGGAGACCGAGGCGCTGCTGATGTTCGCCAGCCGCCGCGAACATATCGCGCAGGTGATTGCGCCGCAGCTGGCGCAGGGTCACTGGGTGCTGTCGGACCGGTTCACCGATGCCAGTTTCGCGTACCAGAGCGGTGGCCGCGGCCTGTCGCGCGAGAAGATGGAAGCACTCGAGGCATGGGTGCATCCAGCGCTGCAGCCGGACCTGACGCTGCTGTTCGACGTGCCGCTGGAAGTAGCGCGCGAACGGCTTGCGGCTTCGCGCACGCTCGACAAGTTCGAGCGCGAGCAGGCTGAATTCTTTGGCCGGTGCCGCGCCGAGTATCTGCGCCGCGCGGCGCAGTTCCCGGGGCGCTTCGTCGTCGTCGATTCGACGCGCAGCATCGAGGCGATCCAGCGCGAACTCGCGGATGTCCTGGAGCGCCTGCTGTGA